A section of the Neorhizobium galegae bv. orientalis str. HAMBI 540 genome encodes:
- a CDS encoding type II toxin-antitoxin system RelE/ParE family toxin, with protein MNVNFTPQAIADLGEIHIRISQFDRNAADRVLSRIRQVIEIFESFPLLGREGGVEDTREFAISGLPYTIVYRILSPSDLDILTIVHQRKLYPPQED; from the coding sequence TTGAACGTTAATTTCACCCCGCAGGCCATCGCGGATCTCGGTGAAATTCACATCCGTATCTCTCAATTCGATCGCAATGCCGCCGATCGCGTTCTGTCCCGCATCCGGCAAGTCATAGAGATATTCGAGAGTTTTCCGTTGCTTGGACGAGAAGGCGGCGTGGAAGACACGCGCGAGTTCGCTATTTCCGGTCTGCCTTATACGATTGTGTACCGGATACTATCGCCAAGCGATCTGGATATTTTGACGATCGTCCACCAGCGCAAGCTCTATCCGCCTCAGGAAGACTGA
- a CDS encoding YjhX family toxin codes for MDISRAEQRILHLLAQGGRIEITRDDNRKIEKLQLVTREGWAFSGLDLTTFRKLKQKKAIKSQGGRPYRITERGLVLVRAEQDNR; via the coding sequence ATGGATATTTCCCGCGCCGAACAGCGCATCCTCCACCTGCTCGCCCAGGGCGGCAGGATCGAGATCACCCGCGACGACAACAGGAAGATTGAGAAACTGCAGCTCGTCACCCGCGAAGGCTGGGCCTTCTCGGGCCTCGACCTTACCACCTTCCGCAAGCTCAAGCAGAAGAAGGCGATCAAATCCCAGGGCGGCAGGCCTTACCGCATCACCGAAAGGGGATTGGTGCTGGTGAGGGCCGAGCAGGACAATCGGTAA
- a CDS encoding GNAT family N-acetyltransferase, with protein MAHIRNAREDEVDILAEIGFRSWEKAMMSIGEMTDMRSGARTAFQNFTRSSWLTITVIEQGGNVAGWAAREKLDELISDFWIDPSFKGQGLGRALLVEIEAEIVHQGFEVARVETHARNTEAIGFFEKQGYSINWLSTSYSPKIDRDVQSVGLSKRLVLEAPDTYGPSF; from the coding sequence ATGGCCCATATTCGCAATGCGCGTGAGGACGAGGTGGATATCCTGGCGGAAATCGGCTTCCGCTCCTGGGAAAAGGCCATGATGTCGATCGGCGAGATGACCGACATGCGCTCCGGCGCCCGCACCGCCTTCCAGAACTTCACGCGCTCCTCCTGGCTGACCATCACCGTCATCGAACAGGGCGGTAATGTCGCCGGCTGGGCGGCGCGTGAAAAACTCGACGAACTGATCTCCGATTTCTGGATCGATCCGTCCTTCAAGGGGCAGGGGCTCGGCCGCGCGCTACTCGTCGAGATCGAGGCCGAAATCGTCCACCAGGGTTTTGAAGTCGCCCGCGTCGAGACCCATGCCCGCAATACCGAAGCCATCGGTTTTTTCGAAAAGCAGGGCTATTCCATCAACTGGCTCTCCACCAGCTATTCCCCGAAGATCGATCGCGACGTGCAATCGGTCGGCCTATCGAAACGCCTCGTCCTCGAAGCGCCGGATACCTACGGGCCGAGCTTCTAG
- a CDS encoding DUF1294 domain-containing protein yields MELSTPLALFILYLLLNVIAFCVYWWDKQAAIDGTWRISERTLLGVAFIGGSLGALAAQQMLRHKTRKEPFRTLLMIIIILHALGAASWLLAPELAKSVIVAIAGAI; encoded by the coding sequence ATGGAGCTATCAACCCCACTCGCGCTATTTATCCTATATCTACTCCTGAACGTCATCGCATTCTGCGTTTATTGGTGGGACAAGCAGGCGGCGATCGATGGTACATGGCGGATCAGCGAGCGTACGCTTCTGGGTGTAGCCTTCATTGGCGGCAGCCTGGGCGCCTTGGCCGCACAGCAGATGCTTCGGCACAAGACCCGCAAGGAACCTTTCCGCACGCTGCTGATGATTATAATCATCCTTCATGCGCTCGGCGCGGCATCGTGGCTACTTGCGCCAGAATTAGCGAAGTCGGTGATCGTGGCGATCGCTGGGGCGATCTAG
- the gatB gene encoding Asp-tRNA(Asn)/Glu-tRNA(Gln) amidotransferase subunit GatB, translated as MTLVDVRTPDPKRFIPGATGDWEVIIGLEVHAQVLSNSKLFSGASTEFGKPANSNVSLVDAAMPGMLPVINEECIKQAVRTGLGLKAAINKRSLFDRKNYFYPDLPQGYQISQFKDPIVGEGKIVISLGPDRQGQFEDIEIGIERLHLEQDAGKSMHDQHPTMSYVDLNRSGVALMEIVSKPDMRSSDEAKAYMTKLRSIVRYLGTCDGNMDEGSMRADVNVSVRKPGGEFGTRCEIKNVNSIRFIGQAIEYEARRQIGILEDGGSIDQETRLFDPNKGETRSMRSKEDAHDYRYFPDPDLLPLEFDDAFIAELEKYLPELPDDKKARFVRELGLSIYDASVLVSEKAIADYFEAVAEGRDGKTAANWVINDLLGALNRTGKDIEETPVSPAQLGSIIDLIKAETISGKIAKDLFEIVLNEGGDPAELVESRGMKQVTDTGAIEAAVDEIIAANPDQVAKVKAKPTLAGWFVGQVMKSTGGKANPQAVQALVKAKLGIEEE; from the coding sequence ATGACCCTTGTCGACGTCCGCACGCCCGATCCGAAACGCTTCATTCCCGGCGCCACCGGCGATTGGGAGGTCATCATCGGTCTGGAGGTGCACGCCCAGGTTCTCTCCAATTCCAAGCTCTTCTCCGGCGCTTCGACCGAGTTCGGCAAGCCGGCCAATTCCAACGTCTCGCTCGTCGATGCGGCCATGCCCGGCATGCTTCCCGTGATCAACGAGGAATGCATCAAGCAGGCGGTGCGCACCGGGCTTGGCTTGAAGGCCGCGATCAACAAGCGCTCGCTGTTCGACCGCAAGAACTATTTCTACCCGGACCTGCCGCAGGGCTATCAGATCTCCCAGTTCAAGGATCCGATCGTCGGCGAAGGCAAGATCGTCATCTCGCTCGGCCCGGACCGCCAGGGCCAGTTCGAGGATATCGAGATCGGTATCGAGCGACTGCATCTCGAACAGGATGCCGGCAAGTCGATGCACGACCAGCATCCGACCATGTCCTATGTGGACCTGAACCGCTCGGGCGTGGCTCTGATGGAGATCGTCTCCAAGCCCGACATGCGCTCTTCCGACGAAGCCAAGGCCTACATGACCAAGCTGCGCTCGATCGTGCGCTATCTCGGCACCTGCGACGGCAACATGGACGAAGGCTCGATGCGCGCCGACGTCAACGTCTCGGTGCGCAAGCCCGGCGGTGAATTCGGCACCCGTTGCGAGATCAAGAACGTCAATTCGATCCGCTTCATCGGCCAGGCGATCGAATACGAAGCGCGTCGCCAGATCGGCATTCTCGAAGACGGCGGTTCGATCGATCAGGAAACTCGCCTGTTCGACCCGAACAAGGGCGAGACGCGCTCGATGCGTTCCAAGGAAGACGCGCACGACTACCGCTACTTCCCGGATCCGGACCTGCTGCCGCTCGAATTCGACGATGCCTTCATCGCCGAGCTGGAAAAGTATCTGCCGGAACTGCCGGACGACAAGAAGGCGCGTTTCGTGCGCGAGCTCGGCCTGTCGATCTACGACGCCTCGGTGCTGGTCTCCGAAAAGGCGATCGCCGATTATTTCGAGGCGGTTGCCGAAGGCCGCGACGGCAAGACGGCCGCCAACTGGGTGATCAACGACTTGCTCGGTGCCTTGAACAGAACCGGCAAAGACATTGAAGAGACTCCGGTTTCGCCCGCCCAGCTCGGCAGCATCATCGACCTCATCAAGGCCGAGACGATCTCCGGCAAGATCGCCAAGGACCTGTTCGAGATCGTGCTCAACGAAGGCGGTGACCCGGCCGAACTCGTCGAGAGCCGCGGCATGAAGCAGGTCACCGATACCGGCGCAATCGAGGCCGCCGTCGACGAGATCATCGCTGCCAATCCGGACCAGGTCGCCAAGGTCAAGGCAAAGCCCACGCTCGCCGGCTGGTTCGTCGGCCAGGTCATGAAGTCGACCGGCGGCAAGGCCAATCCGCAGGCCGTCCAGGCACTGGTCAAGGCGAAGCTCGGGATCGAGGAGGAGTAG
- a CDS encoding GNAT family N-acetyltransferase — translation MVYFVRTAGEADVEQIRALLAATFHDTYDPFYGADKVRRMVDGWHSPGAVKARIQKRGGEFLVADNGKDIGGIGYAAMYPKMVKTAMLHQLYVKPSCQNEGIGRDIFAELETCFPDAEIMRVEVALPNVRAMSFYERLGFSEVDRMEEWGAPNSGLPAIIMEKRLELR, via the coding sequence ATGGTCTACTTCGTCCGCACCGCCGGTGAAGCTGACGTCGAGCAGATCCGCGCCCTGCTGGCGGCGACTTTTCACGATACCTATGATCCGTTCTACGGGGCCGACAAGGTCAGGAGGATGGTCGACGGCTGGCATTCTCCGGGCGCCGTCAAGGCGCGTATCCAGAAGCGCGGCGGCGAGTTCCTCGTAGCCGACAACGGCAAGGATATCGGCGGCATCGGTTATGCCGCCATGTATCCGAAAATGGTGAAGACGGCGATGCTGCACCAGCTCTACGTCAAACCGTCCTGCCAGAACGAGGGCATTGGCCGCGACATCTTCGCCGAGCTCGAAACCTGTTTTCCAGATGCCGAGATCATGCGGGTCGAGGTGGCACTGCCGAACGTGCGCGCGATGTCCTTCTACGAGAGGCTCGGGTTTTCCGAGGTCGACCGGATGGAGGAATGGGGCGCTCCCAATTCTGGCCTGCCGGCGATCATCATGGAGAAGCGGCTGGAGTTGCGTTAG
- a CDS encoding GNAT family N-acetyltransferase — protein MADIVIRRAREADLPELVTLFAADDIGGHGDTTDEGAFDDYLRAFNVIDASQNEQLFVAELEGEVVGTFQILFNRTLTGRGSLAMILEAVQTRGDMRGKGIGGQMIHHAIEEARRRGCRQVALTSNMARTDAHRFYERLGFAKSHFGFKMKLK, from the coding sequence ATGGCCGATATCGTGATCCGCCGAGCGCGGGAAGCCGACCTTCCCGAACTCGTCACCCTGTTTGCAGCCGATGATATCGGCGGCCATGGCGACACGACGGACGAGGGCGCCTTCGACGACTACCTGCGCGCCTTCAATGTCATCGATGCCTCGCAGAACGAACAGCTTTTCGTCGCCGAACTGGAAGGCGAAGTGGTCGGCACGTTCCAGATCCTCTTCAACCGCACGCTGACGGGCCGGGGATCGCTGGCGATGATCCTGGAAGCGGTGCAGACGCGCGGCGATATGCGCGGCAAGGGCATCGGCGGTCAGATGATCCATCATGCGATCGAGGAAGCCAGGCGCCGCGGTTGCCGCCAGGTCGCGCTCACCTCCAACATGGCCCGCACGGACGCGCATCGCTTCTATGAACGGCTCGGCTTCGCCAAAAGCCATTTCGGCTTCAAGATGAAGCTCAAATGA
- a CDS encoding NADH:ubiquinone oxidoreductase subunit NDUFA12, protein MKNLLLQIFTWWNGQTMGTRFFTWRFGKKVGEDELGNIYYEGPMTSWGKPKRWVIYKDYAEASAIGPGWHGWMHYRTDVAPSQEDYKAREWEKAHKPNATGTPLAYHPQGSLAATGERPRVTGDYDAWTPGN, encoded by the coding sequence ATGAAAAACCTCCTGCTGCAGATCTTCACCTGGTGGAACGGACAGACCATGGGCACCCGGTTCTTCACCTGGCGTTTCGGCAAGAAGGTCGGCGAAGACGAGCTGGGCAATATCTATTACGAAGGTCCGATGACCTCCTGGGGCAAGCCGAAGCGCTGGGTGATCTACAAGGATTACGCCGAAGCCTCCGCGATCGGCCCCGGCTGGCACGGCTGGATGCACTACCGCACCGACGTTGCTCCGTCGCAGGAAGACTACAAGGCCCGCGAATGGGAAAAGGCGCACAAGCCCAATGCCACAGGCACGCCGCTTGCGTATCACCCGCAGGGCTCGCTTGCCGCCACCGGCGAACGCCCCCGCGTCACCGGCGATTACGACGCTTGGACACCCGGCAACTGA
- a CDS encoding DUF2155 domain-containing protein — protein MTVFPRKPMVGALIALASVLAADGVSAARLNNPVAVFAGIDKITGRITTFDVYVNETVQYGALQVTPKVCYSRDETEAQKIDGFVEVDEITLDRKIRRIFTGWMFADSPGLNAVEHPIYDVWLTGCKQKSDVPPPKATN, from the coding sequence ATGACGGTTTTTCCACGCAAGCCAATGGTCGGCGCATTGATCGCGCTTGCATCCGTGCTTGCGGCGGATGGTGTGTCTGCAGCGCGGTTGAACAATCCGGTCGCGGTCTTTGCCGGCATCGACAAGATCACCGGCCGCATCACGACATTCGATGTCTATGTCAACGAGACCGTTCAATACGGCGCGCTGCAGGTGACGCCAAAAGTCTGTTATTCCCGCGACGAGACGGAAGCCCAGAAGATCGATGGTTTCGTGGAAGTGGACGAGATCACTCTCGACCGCAAGATCCGTCGGATATTCACCGGCTGGATGTTCGCCGACAGCCCCGGCCTCAACGCCGTGGAACATCCGATCTATGACGTCTGGCTGACCGGCTGCAAGCAGAAGTCCGACGTGCCGCCGCCGAAGGCGACCAACTGA
- the aat gene encoding leucyl/phenylalanyl-tRNA--protein transferase: MAGRRGRYYPAITPEILLRAYSIGLFPMAESADDPEIFWVEPEMRGILPLDGFHISKSLAKAVRKSPLDIRFDTAFERVIAFCAEPAGDRPSTWINSTIRKLYIELHRMGHAHSVEAFEGDELVGGLYGVSLGSAFFGESMFSRRTNASKICLTHLVERLKVNGFTLLDTQFTTEHLKTFGAIDIPKDDYLKLLRKAVDLPHLKF; encoded by the coding sequence ATGGCAGGGCGGCGTGGCAGATATTACCCGGCGATAACCCCGGAAATCCTGTTGCGCGCCTATTCCATCGGCCTTTTCCCGATGGCCGAATCCGCCGACGACCCGGAAATCTTCTGGGTCGAGCCGGAAATGCGCGGCATCCTGCCGCTCGACGGCTTCCACATTTCGAAAAGCCTCGCCAAGGCGGTCCGCAAGAGCCCGCTCGACATCCGCTTCGACACGGCATTCGAACGGGTGATCGCCTTCTGCGCCGAGCCCGCCGGCGACCGGCCGAGCACCTGGATCAACTCCACCATCCGCAAGCTCTATATCGAGTTGCACCGCATGGGCCATGCGCATAGCGTCGAGGCCTTCGAGGGCGATGAACTGGTCGGCGGCCTTTATGGCGTTTCGCTCGGCTCGGCCTTCTTCGGGGAAAGCATGTTTTCGAGGCGCACCAACGCCTCCAAGATCTGCCTGACGCATCTGGTGGAACGGCTGAAGGTGAACGGCTTCACGCTTCTCGACACGCAATTCACCACCGAGCATCTGAAGACGTTCGGCGCGATCGACATCCCGAAGGACGACTATCTCAAGCTGTTGAGAAAAGCTGTCGATCTGCCGCATCTGAAATTCTGA
- the accC gene encoding acetyl-CoA carboxylase biotin carboxylase subunit, protein MISKILIANRGEIALRVLRACKELGIATVAVHSTADADAMHVRLADESVCIGPPPSRDSYLNIHQIVAACEITGADAVHPGYGFLSENAKFADILDAHGITFIGPTADHIRIMGDKITAKQTAQELGIPVVPGSEGEVKPENAMEIARQIGFPVLIKATAGGGGRGMKVAKTEADLDEAVSTARSEALAAFGNDAVYMEKYLEKPRHIEIQVVGDGEGNAIHLGERDCSLQRRHQKVWEEANSPALNVEQRMKIGEICADAMRKLKYRGAGTVEFLYENGEFYFIEMNTRLQVEHPVTEAITGIDLVHEQIRVASGGGLSVRQEDIVFSGHAIECRINAEDPRTFVPSPGTITHFHAPGGLGVRVDSGAYAGYKIPPYYDSLIGKLIVHGRTRVECMMRLRRVLDEFVVDGIKTTLPLFQDLVDNPDIANGDYDIHWLEHYLAGDKTH, encoded by the coding sequence ATGATTTCCAAGATCCTCATAGCCAACCGCGGTGAAATCGCGCTTCGCGTGCTTCGTGCCTGCAAGGAACTCGGCATCGCAACCGTCGCGGTCCATTCCACCGCCGACGCCGACGCCATGCATGTGCGGCTTGCCGACGAAAGCGTGTGCATCGGCCCGCCGCCGTCGCGCGACAGCTACCTGAACATTCACCAGATCGTCGCCGCCTGCGAAATCACCGGCGCCGACGCCGTGCATCCGGGCTACGGCTTCCTGTCGGAAAACGCCAAGTTCGCGGATATCCTCGACGCGCACGGCATCACCTTCATCGGCCCGACCGCCGACCATATCCGCATCATGGGCGACAAGATCACCGCCAAGCAGACCGCGCAGGAACTCGGCATCCCCGTCGTTCCCGGTTCCGAAGGCGAAGTGAAGCCCGAGAATGCGATGGAAATCGCCCGCCAGATCGGCTTCCCTGTGCTGATCAAGGCAACCGCCGGCGGTGGCGGACGCGGCATGAAGGTCGCCAAGACCGAGGCCGATCTCGACGAAGCCGTGTCGACTGCCCGTTCCGAAGCGCTCGCCGCTTTCGGCAACGACGCCGTCTACATGGAAAAATATCTCGAAAAGCCGCGCCACATCGAAATCCAGGTTGTCGGTGACGGCGAAGGCAACGCCATCCATCTCGGTGAACGCGACTGCTCGCTGCAGCGCCGCCACCAGAAGGTCTGGGAAGAGGCCAACTCCCCGGCCCTCAATGTCGAGCAGCGGATGAAGATCGGCGAGATCTGCGCCGATGCCATGCGAAAGCTGAAATATCGCGGCGCCGGCACGGTCGAGTTCCTCTACGAGAACGGCGAGTTCTATTTCATCGAAATGAACACCCGCCTTCAGGTCGAGCATCCGGTCACCGAAGCGATCACCGGCATCGACCTCGTGCACGAACAGATCCGCGTCGCCTCCGGTGGCGGCTTGTCCGTCCGCCAGGAAGATATCGTGTTCTCCGGCCATGCCATCGAATGCCGCATCAATGCCGAGGATCCGCGCACTTTCGTGCCGTCGCCCGGCACGATCACGCATTTCCATGCGCCGGGTGGCCTTGGTGTGCGTGTCGATTCCGGCGCCTATGCGGGCTACAAGATCCCGCCCTATTACGACAGCCTGATCGGCAAGCTGATCGTGCACGGACGCACCCGCGTCGAATGCATGATGCGCCTGCGCCGTGTGCTGGACGAGTTCGTCGTGGACGGCATCAAGACGACGCTGCCGCTGTTTCAGGACCTCGTTGACAATCCGGATATCGCCAATGGCGATTATGACATTCACTGGCTGGAACACTATCTCGCCGGCGACAAGACGCATTAG
- the accB gene encoding acetyl-CoA carboxylase biotin carboxyl carrier protein, with the protein MSDKKNGIDKGLIRDLANILNETDLTEIEVEQDDLRIRVSRAGTMQYVQAPIAAPGYAPAAAAAPVAAAPAVQDNKNAVTAPMVGTIYLSPAPGSRAFVEVGATVKEGQTLLIIEAMKTMNQIPAPRSGKVTEILVNDAQPVEYGQPLVVIE; encoded by the coding sequence ATGTCTGACAAGAAGAACGGTATCGACAAGGGACTGATCCGCGACCTCGCGAACATTCTCAACGAGACCGACCTCACCGAGATCGAAGTCGAACAGGACGATCTGCGTATCCGCGTATCCCGCGCCGGCACGATGCAGTATGTCCAGGCCCCGATCGCAGCGCCCGGCTACGCCCCGGCCGCCGCAGCCGCTCCCGTTGCTGCAGCGCCCGCCGTGCAGGACAACAAGAACGCCGTGACCGCGCCGATGGTCGGCACTATCTACCTCTCCCCGGCCCCTGGCTCGCGCGCCTTCGTCGAAGTCGGCGCCACCGTCAAGGAAGGCCAGACGCTGCTGATCATCGAAGCCATGAAGACGATGAACCAGATCCCGGCGCCGCGCTCCGGCAAGGTCACGGAAATCCTGGTCAACGACGCTCAGCCCGTCGAGTACGGCCAGCCGCTCGTCGTCATCGAGTAG
- the aroQ gene encoding type II 3-dehydroquinate dehydratase, with amino-acid sequence MSKTVFVLNGPNLNMLGKREPGIYGAATLKDVENDCIAAGRELGFDVDFRQSNHEGVLIDWMHEANEKAVGVAINAGAYTHTSIALHDAIKAISVPVIELHISNVHAREEFRHHSMIAPAVKGVICGFGTASYILALHALKSITA; translated from the coding sequence ATGAGCAAGACGGTCTTCGTCCTCAACGGCCCCAATCTCAATATGCTGGGTAAGCGCGAGCCGGGCATCTATGGCGCTGCCACGCTGAAGGACGTCGAGAACGACTGTATTGCAGCCGGTAGGGAACTTGGCTTCGATGTCGATTTCCGCCAGAGCAATCACGAGGGCGTGCTGATCGACTGGATGCACGAGGCCAACGAAAAGGCCGTCGGCGTCGCCATCAACGCGGGCGCCTATACCCATACCTCGATTGCATTGCACGACGCCATCAAGGCGATCTCCGTGCCGGTGATCGAGCTTCATATCTCGAATGTCCACGCGCGGGAGGAATTCCGCCATCATTCGATGATCGCACCGGCGGTAAAGGGCGTGATCTGCGGTTTTGGCACCGCGAGCTACATTCTGGCGCTGCACGCCTTAAAATCCATTACCGCTTGA
- a CDS encoding DsbA family protein — protein MTRLFKTPVFKTLAASSMLALALSAAAPAAALDDQQKKEMGEFIRQYLIQNPEVLVEVQNALETKQQTQRVEQSTKAIADNKQAIFSSPTDITLGNPKGDVTVVEFFDYNCGYCKRALSDMDDILSKDKNVRFILKEFPILGPDSLAAHRVANAVRLLAPEKYAKFHRELLGGKPHASEATAIAVAGALGVKEAAIRKSMADEPNDDLVRDAYRLANAIGITGTPTYVVADEAVFGAVGLDTIEQKVANVRACGKATC, from the coding sequence ATGACTCGCCTGTTCAAGACGCCCGTTTTCAAGACATTGGCCGCCAGCTCGATGCTGGCCTTGGCACTTTCCGCGGCCGCTCCGGCTGCCGCCCTGGACGACCAGCAGAAGAAGGAGATGGGCGAGTTCATCCGCCAATATCTGATCCAGAACCCGGAAGTGCTGGTCGAGGTTCAAAACGCATTGGAAACCAAGCAGCAGACCCAGCGCGTCGAGCAGTCGACCAAGGCGATCGCGGACAACAAGCAGGCGATCTTCTCCTCGCCGACCGACATCACGCTCGGCAATCCGAAGGGCGACGTCACGGTCGTCGAGTTCTTCGATTACAATTGCGGCTACTGCAAGCGGGCGCTCTCCGACATGGACGACATCCTTTCCAAGGACAAGAACGTCCGTTTCATCCTGAAGGAATTCCCGATCCTCGGGCCGGACTCGCTTGCAGCCCATCGGGTGGCCAACGCCGTGCGTCTGCTGGCGCCTGAGAAATATGCAAAATTCCACCGCGAACTGCTTGGCGGCAAGCCGCATGCCTCGGAAGCGACGGCCATTGCGGTCGCGGGTGCGCTCGGCGTCAAGGAAGCGGCGATCCGCAAGTCCATGGCCGATGAGCCGAACGACGATCTGGTGCGCGACGCCTACCGGCTCGCCAACGCGATCGGCATCACCGGCACGCCGACCTATGTGGTCGCCGACGAAGCCGTCTTCGGCGCCGTCGGCCTCGATACGATCGAGCAGAAGGTCGCCAATGTGCGCGCATGCGGCAAGGCGACCTGCTGA